A window from Corynebacterium urogenitale encodes these proteins:
- a CDS encoding M20 metallopeptidase family protein, with translation MTDTDLSAYYKSIDEAASSIADEVIEWRHHIHKNPELSNREAKTEEFIIEQLKNIGIDDADITTGVGGHGVVAFIRGGSDGEGEKRTVLLRADTDALPVKEDSGESFASKVVDNDYPGGPFPVAHACGHDTHVAMLLGAAKVLFGLRDSIHGDIMLVFQPAEEGPPPGEDGGADYMVEQMQEQGFFDPKPTMAFGIHIGPGPIGTIGYSRGVQNAASETVKITITGEQVHASTPWQGIDPMPAVGDVLSNIGQIYRQVDVKERFSISLGHIVDQGRFNIVGNQVEIWGTVRSVTSAVVEDVNARITRYVENLAAAHGCTGKVEFFDQIPPVVNSPEWIDAVLPVYKRVAGDNPVAELPVSMGYDDVSEFIARFGGVYALLGGQDVVFTEKGTLEPSKEGSRGLVPNHSPKFYVNDAALEYGVRLHSHIAVDHLMGNVQSDEVGVE, from the coding sequence GTGACTGACACCGACCTATCTGCGTACTACAAAAGCATTGACGAAGCGGCCTCTTCGATTGCCGACGAAGTGATCGAATGGCGCCATCACATTCACAAAAACCCAGAACTATCTAACCGCGAAGCCAAAACTGAAGAGTTCATCATCGAACAGCTGAAGAACATCGGCATCGACGACGCCGACATCACGACCGGCGTTGGAGGTCACGGCGTGGTGGCCTTCATCCGCGGCGGCAGCGATGGCGAGGGGGAAAAGCGCACCGTCCTCCTGCGTGCTGACACGGATGCTCTTCCCGTGAAGGAGGACTCGGGCGAAAGCTTTGCTTCCAAGGTCGTCGACAACGACTACCCTGGTGGCCCCTTCCCCGTCGCCCACGCCTGCGGCCATGACACCCACGTGGCGATGCTGCTGGGTGCTGCGAAGGTTCTCTTCGGATTGAGGGACTCCATCCACGGCGACATCATGCTCGTTTTCCAGCCCGCCGAGGAAGGTCCACCTCCAGGCGAGGATGGTGGCGCCGATTACATGGTTGAGCAAATGCAGGAGCAGGGCTTCTTCGATCCCAAGCCGACGATGGCATTCGGCATTCACATCGGCCCCGGCCCTATTGGCACCATCGGCTACTCCCGCGGAGTTCAGAATGCTGCGTCGGAGACTGTGAAGATCACCATCACTGGTGAGCAGGTTCACGCTTCCACCCCGTGGCAGGGTATCGACCCGATGCCTGCCGTTGGCGATGTCCTGAGCAACATTGGGCAGATCTACCGCCAGGTCGATGTCAAGGAGCGTTTCTCCATTTCCTTGGGCCACATCGTCGATCAGGGGCGCTTCAACATCGTCGGTAATCAGGTCGAGATTTGGGGCACCGTCCGTTCAGTCACTTCCGCGGTCGTTGAGGATGTCAACGCGCGTATCACCCGCTACGTGGAGAACCTGGCTGCCGCTCACGGCTGCACCGGCAAGGTCGAGTTCTTCGACCAGATCCCGCCTGTGGTCAATTCCCCAGAGTGGATCGATGCCGTACTGCCGGTGTACAAGCGCGTGGCTGGCGATAACCCGGTTGCGGAGCTACCAGTCAGCATGGGCTACGACGATGTGTCCGAGTTCATCGCTCGTTTCGGCGGTGTCTACGCACTGCTGGGTGGCCAGGACGTGGTCTTCACAGAGAAGGGCACTCTGGAGCCGAGCAAGGAGGGCAGTCGCGGCCTGGTTCCTAACCACAGCCCGAAGTTCTACGTCAATGACGCGGCCCTTGAATACGGTGTTCGTCTGCACTCTCACATCGCCGTGGATCACCTCATGGGCAATGTGCAGTCCGATGAAGTCGGGGTCGAGTAA
- a CDS encoding formylglycine-generating enzyme family protein, protein MSKHNRLRATSATLLSASLALTLAACANSDDASQQASQSTSASAESAEKAETPQTNDKAKPVIDELNKVFEEAEANVEWQPGYYRGVYSRVLDGANKLVDATKDGDNPQLELDATILRSQAQAMLDEEDNFEQENRPAQLENRYTRADMQLWRDRLAFALENPHNLSKPTDGIEAVSQDSSSANDGELKDLETYSDKVGDFDLDFTVMPTGSFQMGGDQAEWDRHDVDDYRQDWESPKHEVSISKRFGIMPTEVTREMFAAFVEDTGYATAPNGVGFPEPPDSTEPTSSMYREGVTWQEPGIPQDSDKHPVVQVSRADAEAFAEWLSAKTGQKWRLPSEAEWEYAARAGTDTAYFWGEDVNDGAEYAAGYDRRTDEATGYGFSPIMESDDGAAYTAEVKSYKPNPWGLYDMTGNAREWVSDYWEPNLESGPSNEEPRTEGVSTFPVLRGGAWDYMPQNLRIAYRSAYYNNYIHSTMWGFRLVREL, encoded by the coding sequence TTGTCCAAGCACAATCGCCTCCGCGCCACATCTGCAACACTCTTGTCCGCATCTTTGGCACTTACCCTCGCAGCCTGCGCCAACTCCGATGACGCTTCCCAGCAGGCATCGCAGTCCACGAGCGCCTCGGCAGAGAGCGCAGAAAAGGCGGAGACTCCCCAGACCAACGACAAAGCCAAGCCAGTCATTGACGAGCTCAACAAGGTCTTCGAGGAGGCCGAGGCCAACGTCGAATGGCAGCCAGGCTATTACCGCGGCGTCTACTCCCGCGTCCTTGATGGCGCCAATAAGCTTGTCGACGCAACGAAGGACGGTGACAACCCGCAACTCGAATTGGACGCGACGATCCTCCGCTCCCAGGCGCAGGCCATGCTCGACGAAGAGGATAACTTCGAGCAAGAAAACCGCCCAGCGCAGCTGGAGAACCGCTACACACGCGCCGATATGCAGCTGTGGCGCGACCGTCTAGCTTTCGCCCTCGAGAATCCACACAACCTCAGCAAGCCCACTGACGGCATCGAAGCCGTGAGCCAGGACAGCAGCTCCGCCAACGACGGCGAACTAAAAGACCTGGAAACCTACTCCGACAAGGTCGGCGACTTCGACCTCGACTTCACAGTGATGCCCACAGGCTCCTTCCAGATGGGTGGCGACCAGGCAGAGTGGGATCGCCACGACGTTGACGATTACCGCCAGGACTGGGAGTCCCCGAAGCACGAGGTCAGTATCTCCAAGCGCTTCGGCATCATGCCAACCGAGGTCACACGCGAAATGTTTGCAGCCTTTGTTGAGGACACCGGCTACGCCACGGCACCCAATGGCGTCGGTTTCCCAGAGCCACCGGACTCCACCGAGCCGACCTCGTCGATGTACCGCGAGGGTGTGACCTGGCAGGAGCCTGGCATTCCACAGGATTCCGATAAGCACCCAGTGGTGCAGGTCTCCCGTGCCGATGCAGAGGCTTTCGCCGAGTGGCTGAGCGCCAAGACCGGGCAAAAGTGGCGCCTGCCATCCGAAGCCGAGTGGGAGTACGCTGCCCGCGCCGGCACAGACACTGCGTACTTCTGGGGCGAGGATGTCAACGACGGCGCGGAGTACGCAGCAGGCTACGACCGACGCACCGACGAGGCGACCGGATACGGCTTCTCCCCGATCATGGAGTCAGACGACGGCGCAGCCTACACCGCAGAGGTGAAGTCCTACAAGCCCAATCCTTGGGGTCTTTACGACATGACTGGCAACGCTCGCGAGTGGGTTTCCGACTACTGGGAGCCGAACCTCGAGTCCGGCCCATCCAACGAGGAGCCACGCACCGAGGGTGTTTCCACGTTCCCCGTCCTGCGCGGCGGAGCATGGGACTACATGCCGCAGAACCTGCGCATCGCCTACCGTTCGGCGTACTACAACAACTACATTCACTCCACCATGTGGGGCTTCCGCCTCGTTCGCGAGCTCTAA
- a CDS encoding pyridoxal-phosphate dependent enzyme: protein MSPDSSTPVVGINATIGSTPLVRLDHLLERRKDVQVFAKLESFNPMHSAKDRTAKALVDDALASGVVPSSPSDTTRPALVESSSGNLGMALARECAVRDWDFHCVVDPRANEQTVATMKALGTTVHVVSEPDPETGDWLVARRSRVEKLLEEIPGSINLGQYSNEAALNAHDQGTMAEVIDALGATPDYVFVAMSTTGTIGGCARHLQRIGAGTTLVGVDAEGSVLFGGCRATRTLPGFGAGMVPELARLTQPDQICRVSDGESVVGTRILARREAILAGASGGAVVSALLSQQDVLPEGATVVLLLHDDGQAYMNTVYNDAWVEDTLSLTVSEVEERIARLGSPKDDAR, encoded by the coding sequence ATGTCCCCAGATTCTTCCACGCCGGTGGTCGGCATCAATGCCACCATCGGTTCTACTCCCCTTGTGCGCCTCGACCACCTGCTCGAGCGCCGCAAGGATGTTCAGGTCTTCGCAAAGCTCGAAAGCTTCAACCCCATGCATTCGGCCAAGGACCGCACGGCCAAAGCACTCGTTGATGATGCGCTGGCCTCTGGCGTCGTCCCTTCTTCCCCATCCGACACCACGAGGCCCGCACTCGTCGAGTCGAGTTCTGGAAACCTTGGCATGGCCCTTGCCCGTGAGTGTGCCGTGCGCGACTGGGATTTCCACTGTGTGGTTGACCCGCGAGCCAACGAACAGACGGTGGCCACGATGAAGGCTCTGGGCACAACCGTGCACGTAGTGAGCGAACCGGATCCTGAGACCGGCGACTGGCTGGTAGCCCGTCGCTCACGTGTCGAAAAGCTGCTGGAAGAGATCCCCGGTTCAATCAATCTTGGCCAGTATTCCAACGAGGCTGCACTTAACGCTCATGACCAGGGCACCATGGCGGAGGTCATCGACGCTTTAGGGGCAACACCGGATTACGTGTTCGTGGCCATGTCCACCACGGGCACTATTGGCGGGTGTGCTCGTCATCTTCAAAGAATCGGTGCCGGCACTACGCTTGTCGGGGTGGACGCTGAAGGTTCGGTCCTGTTTGGCGGCTGCCGTGCTACTCGCACACTTCCTGGCTTCGGTGCCGGCATGGTTCCGGAGCTGGCTCGATTGACCCAACCGGATCAAATCTGCCGAGTTTCGGATGGTGAATCAGTAGTGGGCACACGCATACTTGCCCGGCGCGAGGCCATTCTCGCCGGGGCCTCCGGTGGCGCCGTTGTCTCTGCCCTCCTATCCCAACAGGATGTGCTCCCGGAAGGAGCCACGGTGGTCCTGCTGCTCCATGACGATGGCCAAGCCTACATGAACACGGTGTACAACGATGCGTGGGTGGAGGATACTCTGAGTCTCACTGTCTCTGAGGTGGAGGAACGGATCGCTCGCCTCGGTTCCCCGAAAGATGACGCGCGATGA